The Methanobacteriaceae archaeon DNA window ATTAATGATTAATCTTGCTAGGCGGTAAAAAATGAGAAAAATATTTATTTCACTGATATTACCTGTTTCAGTAGTTATAATCTGGGCCATTCTAACAACTTTCACTGGATTGATACCATCTTATTTCCTTCCCAGCCCATCTGAAGTACTACAATCATTTGAAACGCTTTTAATGAATGGACAATTAGTTCAAGACACATCATTAACTTTAATGAGAGTTGTGCTGGGTTTAACAGTTTCTGCACTGGTAGGCATCCCCTTAGGAATTCTGATGGGGTGGTCTAATACTGTGAAAGACTTTTCTAGCCTCATGGTAGGGATTATTCGTCCTATCCCACCTATAGCCTGGATACCATTTGCCATTTTATGGTTTGGTGTGGGCCTGGAATCAGCAATTTTTATAATATTCGTAGGAAGTGTTTTCCCCATACTGATAAATACCATGGATGGAGTTAAAAGAGTAGATAAAGTTCTTTTAGAGTCAGCTTACACATTAGGTGCCAGTAATAGACAAGTGCTGCAAAAAGTGGCCGTTCCAGCTTCTTTGCCCAGCATTGTCACCGGATTGAAAGTTGGTGTAGGTGTGGGATTGATGTGTACCGTAGCAGCAGAAATGATAGGATCCAATAGCGGTTTGGGGTACCTCATATTCACCTCCACCAGCATGTTAGACACTGGAAGTGCTATAGTGGGAATGCTAACCATTGGAGTTATTGGATTAGGGGCCGACTATCTTTTTAGTAGAATAGAGAAGGA harbors:
- a CDS encoding ABC transporter permease; its protein translation is MRKIFISLILPVSVVIIWAILTTFTGLIPSYFLPSPSEVLQSFETLLMNGQLVQDTSLTLMRVVLGLTVSALVGIPLGILMGWSNTVKDFSSLMVGIIRPIPPIAWIPFAILWFGVGLESAIFIIFVGSVFPILINTMDGVKRVDKVLLESAYTLGASNRQVLQKVAVPASLPSIVTGLKVGVGVGLMCTVAAEMIGSNSGLGYLIFTSTSMLDTGSAIVGMLTIGVIGLGADYLFSRIEKEVSW